In a genomic window of Streptomyces sp. NBC_01142:
- a CDS encoding IS110 family transposase yields the protein MLDTGEIAVFLGLDVGKGDHHGHGLTAGGKTVYDKRLPNSEPKLRAVFDKLTARFGRVLVIVDQPASIGALPLAVARDAGCHVAYLPGLAMRRIADLYPGEAKTDARDAHVIADAARTMPHTLRALELADETAAQLTVLTGFDQDLAAEATRTSNRLRGLLTQFHPSLERVLGPRLDHQAVTHLLERFGSPAALRKAGRRRLVNLIRPKAPRMAERLVDDIFDALDEQTVVVPGTGTLDVVVPSLARSLAAVHEQRRALEAQIGELLESHPLSQVLTSMPGVGVRTAATLLVTIGDGTSFPTAAHLASYAGLAPATRSSGSSIHGEHAPRTGNRLLKRAMFLSAFAALHDPASRTYYERQRARGKTHTQALLRLARHRISVLFAMLRDGTFYESRTPETATA from the coding sequence GTGCTCGACACCGGTGAAATCGCGGTCTTCCTCGGCCTGGACGTCGGCAAGGGCGACCACCACGGCCACGGCCTGACAGCGGGCGGCAAGACCGTCTACGACAAGCGGCTGCCCAACAGCGAGCCGAAACTGCGGGCCGTGTTCGACAAGCTCACGGCCAGGTTCGGCCGCGTGCTGGTCATCGTGGACCAGCCCGCATCGATCGGCGCCCTGCCGCTCGCGGTGGCCCGGGACGCCGGCTGCCACGTGGCCTACCTGCCAGGGCTGGCGATGCGGCGGATCGCCGATTTGTATCCCGGTGAGGCCAAGACCGATGCCCGCGACGCGCACGTGATCGCGGACGCCGCCCGCACCATGCCTCACACCCTGCGGGCCCTGGAACTGGCCGACGAGACCGCGGCCCAGCTTACCGTCCTGACCGGCTTCGACCAGGACCTCGCCGCCGAGGCTACCCGCACCAGCAACCGGCTCCGCGGCCTGCTCACCCAGTTCCACCCGAGCCTGGAGCGAGTACTGGGGCCCCGCCTGGACCACCAGGCTGTGACGCACCTGCTGGAACGCTTCGGCTCGCCCGCCGCCCTGCGTAAGGCCGGACGCCGCAGGCTCGTGAACCTGATACGGCCCAAGGCCCCGCGCATGGCCGAACGCCTGGTGGACGACATCTTCGACGCGCTCGACGAACAGACCGTCGTGGTCCCGGGCACCGGCACCCTGGACGTGGTCGTGCCCTCGCTGGCCCGCTCGCTGGCCGCCGTCCACGAACAACGACGCGCTCTGGAAGCCCAGATCGGCGAGCTGCTTGAGTCGCACCCTCTTTCCCAGGTCCTGACCTCGATGCCCGGAGTCGGTGTCAGGACCGCCGCCACCTTGCTGGTCACCATCGGCGACGGCACCTCGTTCCCCACTGCCGCCCACCTTGCCTCCTACGCCGGCCTCGCCCCGGCAACGAGGTCCTCCGGATCCTCCATCCACGGCGAACACGCCCCCAGAACAGGCAACCGGCTCCTGAAACGGGCCATGTTCCTCTCCGCGTTCGCCGCCCTGCACGACCCCGCCTCCCGCACCTACTACGAACGGCAAAGAGCCCGCGGCAAGACCCACACACAGGCCTTGCTCCGCCTCGCCCGCCACCGCATCAGCGTGCTGTTCGCCATGCTCCGCGACGGCACCTTCTACGAATCCCGCACCCCCGAGACAGCCACCGCATGA
- a CDS encoding acyl-CoA dehydrogenase family protein gives MAATTHTVTNQAPPLVGYDVYTADRALSEAVERHVAPGLFDGMREELALLGRTAGSAQAQEWGVQANENLPKLRTHDRYGNRIDEVDFHPAWHRLLGKGVTAGLVSAWGRPAGHVRRAAGFLVWTQVEAGHGCPLSMTHAAVPALRTDPALAAEWEPRLTSQLYEEGLRPVAQKSGVLFGMGMTEKQGGSDVRANTTRAEPIAGSDGEYLLTGHKWFCSAPMCDGFLVLAQAAEGLTCFLVPRVLEDGTRNVFRIQRLKDKLGNRSNASSEVEFEGTWARRVGEEGRGVRTIIGMVAATRLDCVTGSAALMRQAVAQAIHHTAYRSAFGGLLIDKPLMRNVLADLALESEAATTLALRLAAAYDADTDEERAFLRLAVPAAKYWVTKRCTPLVAEALECLGGNGYVEESGLPRLLRESPLNSIWEGSGNVQALDVLRALQREPQALDAFLKEVGTAYGADHRLDRAIKGLLTELADLNGIEAGGRRLVERLALVLQASLLVRWAPPEVADAFCASRLGGDWGTTFGTLPHTLDLRSVVERSRAVI, from the coding sequence ATGGCAGCCACCACCCACACAGTGACCAACCAGGCTCCGCCCCTGGTCGGGTACGACGTCTACACCGCCGACCGGGCACTCTCGGAGGCTGTGGAGCGGCATGTCGCACCCGGCCTTTTCGACGGGATGCGGGAGGAGCTCGCGCTGCTCGGTCGCACCGCGGGCTCCGCGCAGGCCCAGGAGTGGGGGGTTCAGGCCAACGAGAACCTGCCGAAACTCCGCACCCACGACCGCTACGGAAACCGGATCGACGAGGTCGACTTCCATCCGGCCTGGCACCGCCTGCTGGGGAAAGGCGTCACCGCGGGGCTGGTGAGTGCCTGGGGCAGGCCCGCCGGCCATGTGCGGCGCGCGGCCGGATTCCTGGTGTGGACGCAGGTGGAGGCCGGGCACGGCTGTCCGCTCTCCATGACGCATGCGGCGGTGCCGGCGCTGCGTACGGATCCGGCGCTGGCGGCCGAGTGGGAGCCGCGCCTCACCTCGCAGCTGTACGAAGAGGGGCTGCGGCCGGTCGCACAGAAGTCCGGGGTCCTGTTCGGGATGGGAATGACGGAGAAGCAGGGCGGCAGTGACGTCAGGGCCAATACGACGCGGGCCGAGCCGATCGCCGGCAGTGACGGGGAGTATCTGCTCACGGGGCACAAGTGGTTCTGCTCCGCGCCGATGTGTGACGGCTTTCTGGTGCTCGCCCAGGCGGCAGAAGGTCTGACGTGTTTCCTGGTTCCCCGGGTGCTGGAGGACGGGACCCGGAATGTGTTCCGGATCCAGCGCCTCAAGGACAAGCTGGGCAACCGTTCCAATGCGTCGAGCGAGGTCGAGTTCGAGGGGACGTGGGCGCGCCGGGTCGGTGAGGAGGGGCGCGGGGTGCGCACCATCATCGGGATGGTGGCGGCGACCCGGCTCGACTGTGTCACCGGGTCGGCCGCGCTGATGCGCCAGGCCGTGGCGCAGGCGATCCACCACACCGCGTACCGCAGCGCGTTCGGCGGGCTGCTGATCGACAAGCCGCTGATGCGCAACGTACTGGCCGATCTTGCACTGGAGTCGGAGGCCGCCACGACGCTCGCGCTGCGGCTCGCCGCCGCGTACGACGCCGATACGGACGAGGAGCGCGCGTTCCTGCGTCTTGCGGTGCCTGCCGCCAAGTACTGGGTGACCAAGCGCTGTACGCCCCTGGTCGCCGAGGCCCTCGAGTGTCTGGGCGGCAACGGCTATGTCGAGGAGTCGGGGCTGCCGCGGCTGCTGCGCGAGTCTCCGCTCAACTCCATCTGGGAGGGTTCGGGGAACGTCCAGGCACTGGACGTCCTGCGGGCGCTCCAGCGTGAGCCGCAGGCGCTGGACGCCTTCCTCAAGGAGGTCGGCACGGCGTACGGCGCCGATCACCGGCTGGACCGGGCGATCAAGGGTCTGCTGACCGAACTGGCCGATCTGAACGGCATCGAGGCGGGGGGACGCCGGCTCGTCGAGCGACTCGCACTGGTGCTGCAGGCGTCGCTGCTGGTGCGGTGGGCGCCGCCGGAGGTGGCGGACGCGTTCTGCGCCTCACGGCTCGGCGGGGACTGGGGCACGACCTTCGGCACGCTGCCCCACACGCTGGATCTGCGGTCGGTAGTCGAGCGGTCGCGGGCCGTGATCTGA
- a CDS encoding YihY/virulence factor BrkB family protein produces the protein MQAANETPERPSGRLHRARVLYRNVSKRKMAWLLLKDTVNSCIEYRILGLAAEAAFFTLLSLPPLMLGLIGLLGYIDDWTNTTTVASIEENILGAVGTVLSDRGVNEIAKPLLEDVTHGGRPDIISIGFAIALWSGSRAVNVFIDTITVMYGLDGQRGIVATRLLAFLLYIVALLIGAVVLPLAVVGPDRVVEFIPWGTEVVSVMYWPVVSLLSIAFLTTLYHVSVPVRSPWIEDVPGALVALGMGVFGSFLLRIYLTSTVEGPTIYGSLAAPIAVLLWIGLTAFAVLVGAAVNAAIDRVWPSVATAAARAANERVRAAHAAELVARARAAHVFGDEDDDEDDDGDMPSEFPERWSRFLPPDDVKSRLHTGRDNGREKEPRNGGDD, from the coding sequence GTGCAGGCAGCAAATGAAACACCCGAGCGGCCGTCGGGCCGACTTCACCGGGCCCGAGTCCTCTACCGCAACGTTTCCAAGCGGAAGATGGCATGGCTGCTGCTCAAGGACACCGTGAATTCGTGCATCGAGTACCGCATCCTCGGTCTCGCGGCCGAGGCGGCCTTCTTCACGCTGCTGTCCCTGCCGCCTCTCATGCTCGGCCTGATCGGCCTCCTCGGCTACATCGACGACTGGACCAACACCACGACCGTCGCCTCCATCGAGGAGAACATCCTGGGCGCGGTCGGCACGGTCCTGTCCGACCGGGGCGTCAACGAGATCGCCAAGCCTCTGCTGGAGGACGTCACCCACGGCGGCCGTCCCGACATCATCTCCATCGGCTTCGCCATCGCCCTCTGGTCGGGCTCGCGCGCGGTGAACGTCTTCATCGACACCATCACCGTGATGTACGGGCTGGACGGCCAGCGCGGCATCGTCGCCACCCGGCTGCTCGCCTTCCTGCTCTACATCGTGGCGCTGCTGATCGGCGCGGTGGTGCTGCCGCTGGCGGTGGTGGGGCCCGACCGGGTCGTGGAGTTCATCCCCTGGGGCACGGAAGTCGTCAGCGTCATGTACTGGCCGGTGGTCAGCCTGCTCTCGATCGCGTTCCTCACCACGCTCTACCACGTGTCCGTCCCCGTCCGGTCCCCGTGGATCGAGGATGTGCCCGGAGCGCTGGTGGCGCTCGGAATGGGTGTGTTCGGCAGCTTCCTGCTCCGCATCTACCTCACCAGCACGGTCGAGGGCCCCACGATCTACGGTTCGCTCGCCGCCCCCATCGCCGTCCTGCTGTGGATCGGCCTCACCGCCTTCGCCGTACTGGTGGGCGCGGCCGTGAACGCCGCGATCGACCGTGTCTGGCCGTCGGTCGCCACGGCCGCGGCCCGCGCCGCCAACGAGCGCGTACGCGCCGCCCACGCGGCGGAGCTCGTCGCCCGGGCGAGGGCGGCCCATGTCTTCGGTGACGAGGACGACGACGAGGACGACGACGGGGACATGCCCTCCGAGTTCCCGGAGCGGTGGTCGCGGTTCCTGCCGCCGGACGATGTGAAGTCGCGGCTGCACACGGGACGGGACAACGGCCGCGAGAAGGAGCCCCGCAACGGCGGAGATGACTAG
- a CDS encoding DUF6597 domain-containing transcriptional factor has protein sequence MYEEWASRIDGAVVWTRTTDLRAGAVYPVLPDGCMDLLWSEGRLFVAGPDTHAYVPAGGWGASFAGVRFAPGTAPAFFGVPAHELRDRRVDLADLWGGAEAGRLTERIDAAADPVAELEAVALRRTARSGPPDPLLSAVVRHLEAGGTVAGAADTVGLGARQLHRRSLDAFGYGPKTLARVLRLQRALSLVREGVPYAGAALAAGCADQAHLAREMRDLAGITLSAYAAVAKSETPQPSGSRTIA, from the coding sequence GTGTACGAGGAATGGGCGTCGCGGATCGACGGTGCCGTCGTCTGGACGCGGACCACGGACCTCCGCGCCGGTGCTGTGTACCCGGTGCTGCCCGACGGCTGCATGGATCTGCTGTGGAGCGAGGGCAGGCTGTTCGTGGCCGGCCCCGACACCCATGCCTACGTCCCGGCGGGCGGCTGGGGCGCGAGCTTCGCCGGGGTGCGCTTCGCGCCCGGCACCGCGCCCGCGTTCTTCGGCGTACCGGCGCACGAGCTGCGCGACCGGCGGGTGGACCTCGCCGACCTGTGGGGCGGGGCCGAAGCCGGCCGGCTCACCGAGCGGATCGACGCGGCCGCGGACCCGGTGGCCGAACTGGAGGCCGTGGCGCTGCGGCGGACGGCCCGGTCCGGGCCGCCCGACCCGCTGCTGAGCGCCGTGGTGCGGCATCTGGAGGCGGGTGGCACCGTCGCCGGGGCCGCGGACACGGTCGGCCTCGGTGCCCGGCAGCTGCACCGGCGCTCCCTGGACGCCTTCGGGTACGGACCCAAGACGCTGGCCCGGGTTCTGCGGCTGCAGCGGGCGCTCAGCCTCGTACGGGAGGGTGTGCCCTACGCCGGGGCGGCACTCGCCGCGGGCTGCGCCGACCAGGCGCATCTGGCCCGCGAGATGCGTGACCTGGCAGGAATCACCCTCAGCGCCTACGCCGCAGTGGCGAAGAGCGAGACACCGCAGCCGTCGGGGTCGAGGACGATCGCGTAG
- a CDS encoding VOC family protein has product MTPQLDAIGLVVSDMAASLAFYRRLGLDIPADSDSAPHVEATLPGGLRVLWDTEETVRSFDPEWTRPTRGGERLGLAFRCDSPAEVDSVYADLIAAGHQGHLKPWDAFWGQRYAIVLDPDGCGVSLFATAA; this is encoded by the coding sequence ATGACTCCACAACTCGACGCGATCGGCCTCGTCGTCTCCGACATGGCCGCCTCACTCGCCTTCTACCGCCGCCTCGGCCTGGACATCCCCGCCGACTCCGACTCCGCGCCCCACGTCGAGGCGACGCTGCCCGGCGGGCTGCGCGTCCTGTGGGATACCGAGGAGACCGTCCGCTCCTTCGACCCGGAGTGGACCCGCCCCACGCGCGGCGGCGAACGTCTCGGACTCGCGTTCCGCTGCGACAGCCCCGCCGAGGTCGACTCGGTGTACGCCGACCTGATCGCGGCAGGTCACCAGGGCCATCTCAAGCCCTGGGACGCCTTCTGGGGGCAGCGCTACGCGATCGTCCTCGACCCCGACGGCTGCGGTGTCTCGCTCTTCGCCACTGCGGCGTAG
- a CDS encoding response regulator transcription factor codes for MHKILVVDDDPTVAEVVTGYLERAGCTVDRAADGPQALRLAAAHRPDLVVLDLMLPGMDGLEVCRRLRAGDLAPVPVIMLTARGDEDDRILGLEVGADDYVTKPFSPRELVLRVESVLRRGGAAVERPTGPELAAAGIVLDPGARRATKDGRELALTLREFDLLAHLMRHPGRAIGRERLMQDVWGWEFGDLSTVTVHVRRLRGKIEDDPARPRLIQTVWGVGYRFDVPGDRDVQADVRADADRGVPGDPAGDVPPAPLSRREGA; via the coding sequence ATGCACAAGATTCTGGTCGTCGACGACGATCCGACCGTCGCCGAGGTCGTCACCGGCTATCTGGAGCGCGCGGGCTGCACCGTGGACCGGGCCGCCGACGGTCCGCAGGCACTCCGCCTCGCCGCCGCCCACAGGCCCGACCTCGTCGTCCTCGACCTGATGCTGCCGGGCATGGACGGCCTGGAGGTGTGCCGCCGGCTCCGGGCCGGTGATCTCGCCCCCGTACCCGTGATCATGCTGACCGCCCGCGGCGACGAGGACGACCGGATCCTGGGTCTCGAGGTGGGGGCGGACGACTATGTGACCAAGCCGTTCAGCCCGCGCGAGCTGGTGCTGCGGGTCGAGTCCGTACTGCGCCGGGGCGGTGCGGCGGTGGAACGGCCGACGGGTCCCGAGCTGGCGGCCGCGGGGATCGTGCTCGACCCGGGCGCCCGCAGGGCCACCAAGGACGGCCGCGAACTGGCCCTGACCCTGCGCGAGTTCGACCTGCTCGCCCACCTGATGCGGCACCCGGGCCGCGCGATCGGCCGGGAGCGGCTCATGCAGGACGTGTGGGGCTGGGAGTTCGGCGATCTGTCGACGGTCACCGTCCATGTGAGGCGGCTCCGCGGCAAGATCGAGGACGATCCGGCACGGCCGCGGCTGATCCAGACGGTGTGGGGGGTGGGCTACCGCTTCGACGTGCCCGGTGACAGAGACGTACAAGCAGACGTAAGAGCAGACGCCGACCGGGGCGTACCGGGGGATCCGGCCGGGGACGTGCCACCCGCGCCCCTGTCGCGGCGCGAAGGAGCTTGA
- a CDS encoding sensor histidine kinase KdpD, whose translation MRDMLLIALFAFLGAAAAGLLGALVLRLLRHRSVTVSLTVVAAVAVTAMLAGTLAVAQAMFLSAHDLTVVTTVVAMAAVVSLATALLLGRWVVARSRELALAARSFGDGDGFAAPDGASTAELAAVSRELAATSDRLAASRERERALETSRRELVAWISHDLRTPLAGLRAMSEALEDGVVQDPERYFRQIRTEVDRLNSMVGDLFELSRIHAGALALTPTRMSVYDLVGEALAGADPLARENGVRLVGDAVEALPVEVDGKEMTRVLANLLVNAIRRTPADGTVAVAAERREEWVVLSVTDGCGGIPEEDLPRVFDTGWRGTQARTPPAGAGLGLAIVRGIVEAHAGHADVRNVSGGCRFEVSLPAAPAPV comes from the coding sequence GTGCGGGACATGCTCCTCATCGCGCTCTTCGCCTTCCTCGGGGCAGCGGCCGCCGGCCTCCTCGGAGCCCTGGTGCTGCGCCTGCTGCGCCACCGCTCCGTCACTGTCTCCCTCACGGTCGTCGCCGCCGTCGCCGTCACCGCGATGCTCGCCGGCACACTCGCCGTCGCGCAGGCGATGTTCCTCTCCGCGCACGACCTCACCGTTGTCACCACGGTCGTGGCGATGGCGGCCGTCGTCTCGCTCGCCACCGCCCTGCTGCTCGGCCGCTGGGTCGTTGCTCGCAGCCGCGAACTGGCGCTGGCCGCACGCTCGTTCGGCGACGGCGATGGGTTTGCCGCCCCCGACGGCGCCTCCACCGCCGAACTGGCGGCCGTCAGCCGGGAACTCGCGGCCACCAGCGACCGGCTCGCCGCCTCCCGGGAGCGCGAACGTGCCCTGGAGACCTCCCGCCGCGAACTCGTGGCCTGGATCTCCCACGACCTGCGCACCCCGCTGGCCGGGCTGCGCGCGATGTCCGAAGCCCTGGAGGACGGCGTCGTCCAGGACCCGGAGCGCTACTTCCGCCAGATCCGTACCGAGGTCGACCGTCTCAACTCGATGGTCGGCGACCTCTTCGAACTCTCCCGCATCCACGCGGGCGCGCTGGCTCTGACGCCGACCCGTATGTCGGTGTACGACCTGGTCGGCGAGGCGCTTGCCGGCGCGGACCCGCTCGCGCGCGAGAACGGCGTACGGCTCGTCGGCGACGCCGTCGAGGCGCTTCCGGTCGAGGTGGACGGCAAGGAGATGACCCGCGTCCTCGCGAACCTGCTGGTCAACGCCATCCGCAGGACCCCCGCCGACGGCACGGTCGCCGTCGCCGCGGAACGCCGCGAGGAATGGGTGGTCCTCTCCGTCACCGACGGCTGCGGTGGCATCCCGGAGGAGGACCTTCCCCGCGTCTTCGACACCGGCTGGCGCGGCACCCAGGCGCGTACGCCCCCGGCGGGCGCGGGTCTCGGCCTCGCGATCGTCCGCGGCATCGTCGAGGCGCACGCGGGCCACGCCGACGTACGCAATGTGAGCGGCGGCTGCCGCTTCGAGGTGTCCCTGCCCGCGGCGCCGGCTCCGGTCTGA